In a genomic window of Bacteroidales bacterium:
- a CDS encoding PaaI family thioesterase, producing the protein MKKIKNPYSKIETYNCFGCSPNNPIGLHLNFVLEDDEVICKWTPSHYYEGWHNILHGGIQATLMDEIASWTVLSLLRTSGFTIKMNIQLHKNVFISDGEITLKAKLKNKKLNLATIETQIFNSKQELCTEGEYVYYVYSQEIAKQRFHFPENEDELFEE; encoded by the coding sequence ATGAAAAAAATAAAAAATCCTTATTCTAAAATTGAAACATATAATTGTTTTGGCTGTTCGCCCAATAATCCCATAGGGCTTCATTTAAATTTTGTATTAGAAGACGACGAAGTAATTTGTAAGTGGACACCATCGCATTATTACGAAGGTTGGCATAATATTTTACATGGGGGCATTCAAGCTACTTTAATGGACGAAATTGCTAGTTGGACAGTCCTTTCACTACTAAGAACCTCTGGCTTTACTATAAAAATGAATATTCAATTGCATAAAAATGTTTTTATTAGCGATGGTGAAATAACACTCAAGGCTAAACTAAAAAATAAAAAACTAAATTTAGCCACAATAGAAACCCAAATCTTTAACTCTAAACAAGAACTCTGCACAGAAGGAGAGTATGTTTATTATGTTTATTCACAAGAAATTGCCAAACAACGTTTTCATTTTCCTGAAAACGAAGACGAGCTTTTTGAAGAATAA
- a CDS encoding manganese efflux pump — MDFFIILIVAISLSFDTFAISVSSGIAYQEIKFLEACKIALTLAFFQTLMPFAGWSFGIQIRSYIEHIDHWLAFGLLLFLGLKMIREAFKKNEHKEFNPLHPFTLITIAIATSIDALAVGFTFSLINIPIIIAGIIIGGVTYIASMTGILIGKSLKTQNPAIIDVIGGLILIALGTKILIEHLTR; from the coding sequence ATGGATTTTTTTATTATTTTAATCGTTGCTATAAGTCTTAGCTTTGATACTTTCGCTATATCGGTTTCAAGTGGCATTGCTTATCAGGAAATAAAGTTTTTGGAAGCATGTAAAATAGCCTTAACGCTCGCATTTTTCCAAACTCTTATGCCCTTTGCCGGATGGAGTTTTGGCATACAAATTCGTTCCTATATCGAACATATTGACCACTGGCTTGCTTTTGGCTTACTTTTATTTTTAGGACTTAAAATGATTCGCGAAGCATTTAAAAAGAATGAACATAAAGAATTTAATCCCTTACATCCTTTTACTTTAATTACTATTGCAATTGCAACAAGTATCGATGCTTTAGCCGTAGGTTTTACATTCTCGCTTATTAATATTCCTATAATCATCGCTGGAATAATTATTGGAGGTGTTACATATATAGCATCTATGACCGGTATTCTAATTGGTAAAAGCCTTAAAACTCAAAATCCTGCCATTATAGATGTTATTGGTGGTCTCATTCTTATAGCTTTAGGCACTAAAATATTAATAGAACATTTAACTCGTTGA
- the mltG gene encoding endolytic transglycosylase MltG produces MAKKSKHKKNVLKKLIIIIFTFLIIILGSIAYSYYNKIYKENVRIDLKDEFVYIPTGSSFEDVVRILTKEHILNDIASFEWLAELKKYNQHVKPGRYRIKKGMNNNELINLLRSGKQEPVKLIIRGFRNYQVLAGYISHKLEADSNSICELFENELIAQQYGFNKQNFLCIIIPNTYEFYWNTSASEFIERMAKEYKIFWNDERKKRAQEIGLSQTEIAILASIVQLETNKKDEMPDIAGVYINRLKKGMLLQADPTVIYAVGDYSIRRVKQEHLTYDSPYNTYLYKGLPPGPICIAYPHSIDAVLHYKLHNFLYFCARNDFSGYHVFAKTLEEHLNNARKYQRELNKKKIY; encoded by the coding sequence TTGGCTAAAAAATCTAAACATAAAAAGAATGTATTAAAAAAACTTATCATAATAATTTTTACCTTTTTAATTATTATTTTAGGCTCAATTGCTTACTCTTATTATAATAAAATTTACAAAGAAAATGTTCGTATAGATCTTAAAGACGAATTTGTTTATATACCAACAGGTTCAAGCTTCGAAGACGTAGTAAGAATCTTAACGAAAGAACATATTTTAAACGATATTGCCTCGTTTGAATGGCTTGCTGAGCTAAAAAAATATAACCAACACGTAAAACCCGGAAGATATCGAATAAAAAAAGGCATGAACAACAACGAACTTATCAATTTATTGCGAAGCGGAAAACAAGAGCCTGTAAAACTTATTATTCGTGGTTTTAGAAACTATCAGGTATTAGCAGGTTATATTTCGCACAAACTCGAAGCTGACTCCAACAGTATTTGCGAACTTTTCGAAAACGAACTGATAGCACAACAATACGGCTTTAACAAACAAAATTTTCTATGTATCATTATTCCCAATACCTACGAATTTTATTGGAACACTTCTGCTTCTGAATTCATAGAACGTATGGCCAAAGAATATAAAATTTTTTGGAACGATGAACGAAAAAAAAGGGCTCAAGAAATAGGTTTGTCGCAAACCGAAATTGCGATTTTAGCTTCTATTGTTCAATTAGAAACAAATAAAAAAGATGAGATGCCAGATATAGCAGGAGTCTATATTAACCGACTAAAAAAAGGAATGCTGCTACAAGCCGACCCAACGGTTATCTATGCTGTTGGCGATTATTCTATTCGCAGAGTAAAACAAGAACATTTAACTTACGACTCTCCCTATAACACATATTTATATAAAGGATTGCCACCTGGTCCTATTTGTATCGCTTATCCACATTCAATTGATGCAGTTTTACATTATAAATTGCATAATTTTTTGTATTTTTGTGCCCGCAATGATTTTTCGGGCTACCATGTATTTGCTAAAACATTAGAAGAACATTTAAATAATGCACGAAAATATCAACGCGAACTAAATAAAAAGAAAATATATTAA
- a CDS encoding flippase-like domain-containing protein, whose product MRTFFKKYSYQLLAWTIFILSLLFFYHRFYILSNKIDGNHLTVLLQNIDVFILMWVLVLVIANWGIEAVKWKFVNKPIEPISLLSSFKAVLMGVAVSNIFPNRTGEFIGKVMVLSKSNRVKGILSSLLASLAQLSVTLLMGVGAMLFITSFYYVPVLYIVILTTITVLLFVFFKPIIRLLSLFCPNKWLAFVYFVKAYTFYDILRLIGLSMIRYMVFTFQLYLLFMALGVNFHFVNFLPYAALSFLLTTIIPTTSLSELLVRSNIGILIFTELYINDVVIIMAYTLLWFFNILLPSLMGFYLGLKKNWYYSSKSSSSFSGK is encoded by the coding sequence GTGAGAACTTTTTTTAAAAAATATAGTTATCAATTGCTGGCATGGACGATATTTATTTTATCGCTGCTCTTTTTTTATCATCGATTTTATATTTTAAGTAATAAAATAGATGGGAATCATTTAACTGTATTGCTTCAAAACATAGATGTTTTTATATTAATGTGGGTGTTGGTTTTAGTTATTGCCAATTGGGGAATTGAAGCTGTTAAATGGAAATTTGTGAATAAACCAATAGAACCAATCTCTTTATTAAGTTCATTTAAAGCAGTATTGATGGGAGTTGCTGTTTCTAATATTTTTCCCAACAGAACGGGTGAGTTTATTGGAAAAGTGATGGTATTATCGAAATCCAATAGAGTAAAAGGCATTTTGTCGTCTTTATTAGCAAGTTTAGCACAATTATCTGTAACTTTATTAATGGGGGTGGGGGCAATGTTATTTATTACTTCTTTTTATTATGTACCTGTTTTATATATTGTAATATTAACTACTATTACTGTTTTGTTATTTGTTTTTTTTAAACCGATAATTCGTCTTTTAAGTCTTTTTTGCCCTAACAAATGGTTAGCATTTGTATATTTTGTAAAAGCTTATACTTTTTATGATATTCTTCGATTAATAGGACTTTCAATGATTCGTTATATGGTTTTTACTTTTCAATTGTATTTACTCTTTATGGCTCTAGGTGTAAATTTTCATTTTGTTAATTTTTTACCTTATGCTGCTCTTTCTTTTTTATTAACTACCATTATACCTACTACTTCGTTGTCTGAATTGTTGGTTCGATCGAATATTGGAATCTTAATATTTACTGAATTGTATATAAATGATGTAGTGATTATTATGGCTTATACGTTGTTATGGTTTTTTAATATTTTACTACCTTCGCTTATGGGTTTTTATTTGGGGTTGAAAAAGAACTGGTATTATTCTTCAAAAAGCTCGTCTTCGTTTTCAGGAAAATGA
- a CDS encoding phosphoglucomutase/phosphomannomutase family protein, protein MVRIKFGTDGWRAIIAKEFTVDNVVRVTLAVSRWLKAKHKKPSVVIAYDYRFNGKIFSETVAKILANNEIKVFYCPIPTSTPALSLGVVQNKANLGVMITASHNPPEYNGYKLKGSHGGPLLEEDTKEIETLIPDDHDLIIDSLKWEEFVKKEIIIETNLEDAYVEHVHKHFNIENIKKSGFNFAFDAMYGAGQNIMRRLFPEIPLLHCEANPSFKGIPPEPLLKNLQEFSNFIAHNGKINVGLAVDGDADRIALFDSKGNYVDSHHIILLLTYYLAYYKKMTGKVVTGFSSTVKVEKLCEKYNLPVQRVRIGFKDICKVMLHEDVLVGGEESGGITIKGHIPERDGIWMGLTIWNALVESGKTLEQLIEEIYAITGKFYYSRYDLKVDETLKKAVINACKNETFTAFSGEKIIRTETLDGYKYFFNENEWLMIRPSGTEPLLRIYSEASSPERVENFIKSGLESVQNLKIK, encoded by the coding sequence ATGGTAAGAATTAAATTTGGTACCGACGGATGGCGAGCCATTATTGCTAAAGAATTTACAGTTGATAATGTTGTAAGAGTTACATTAGCAGTATCGCGTTGGCTCAAAGCCAAACACAAAAAACCGAGTGTTGTAATAGCTTACGATTATCGCTTTAATGGTAAAATATTTTCAGAAACGGTTGCTAAAATCTTAGCTAATAATGAAATAAAAGTTTTCTATTGCCCTATACCAACCTCAACCCCAGCTCTTTCGTTAGGTGTTGTTCAAAACAAAGCCAATTTAGGAGTAATGATTACAGCTAGCCACAACCCACCCGAATATAATGGATATAAGCTAAAAGGTAGTCATGGAGGTCCACTACTCGAAGAAGACACCAAAGAAATAGAAACACTTATACCTGATGATCACGACTTAATAATCGATTCACTTAAGTGGGAAGAATTTGTAAAAAAAGAAATTATCATTGAAACAAACCTCGAGGATGCTTATGTAGAACATGTTCATAAACATTTTAACATCGAAAATATAAAAAAATCAGGATTTAATTTTGCATTCGATGCTATGTATGGCGCTGGTCAAAATATTATGCGTCGATTATTTCCCGAAATACCTCTTTTGCACTGCGAAGCTAATCCATCATTCAAAGGCATACCACCTGAACCGCTATTAAAAAATCTTCAAGAGTTCAGTAATTTTATTGCCCATAATGGCAAAATCAATGTGGGGTTAGCTGTTGATGGCGATGCCGACCGCATTGCACTTTTTGACTCTAAAGGTAATTATGTCGATTCGCACCATATTATATTATTACTCACTTATTATTTAGCCTATTACAAAAAAATGACAGGCAAGGTAGTAACCGGCTTCTCAAGTACTGTTAAAGTTGAAAAATTATGCGAAAAATATAATCTACCTGTACAACGTGTTCGTATAGGATTTAAAGATATTTGCAAGGTTATGCTCCACGAAGATGTTTTAGTAGGTGGCGAAGAATCGGGTGGAATCACCATTAAAGGGCATATACCCGAACGCGATGGCATTTGGATGGGGCTTACCATATGGAATGCATTGGTTGAAAGTGGCAAAACACTTGAACAACTCATCGAAGAAATTTATGCAATAACTGGTAAATTCTATTACTCACGCTACGATTTGAAAGTAGATGAAACTCTTAAAAAAGCGGTTATAAATGCTTGCAAAAACGAAACATTCACAGCTTTTTCAGGTGAAAAAATTATTCGCACCGAAACGCTCGATGGTTACAAATATTTCTTTAACGAAAACGAATGGCTTATGATTCGTCCTTCAGGTACAGAACCACTTTTACGCATTTATTCAGAAGCTTCAAGTCCCGAAAGAGTAGAAAATTTTATAAAATCGGGTCTAGAAAGTGTACAAAATTTGAAAATTAAATAA
- the pruA gene encoding L-glutamate gamma-semialdehyde dehydrogenase — translation MNNAIYQFKEPKNEPFINYAEGSKERALLIEALNKVKNEVVEIPLIIGGKEIYSGQKGKVVMPHNHRHVLAEYHMAQPEHVQMAIDAALNAKQSWMELSWVERASIFQRAAELISKKYRYLLNATTMHGQGKNAFQAEIDAACEVIDYLRFNNYFASKIYESQPVTTEEVINRVEYRPLEGFIYSISPFNFTAIAANLNASVVLMGNTVVWKPSTTALLSNYLLMKIFKEAGLPDGVINFIPGKGQVISDIVLSHREFAGIHFTGSTKTFRGLWSQINQNLEKYRSYPKIVGETGGKDFILVHPSANIEEVVTAMIRGAFEYQGQKCSAASRAYIPQTLWTDIKQKMLDELATIKMGGVDDLNNFMNAVIDQEAFNRIMTYIEYAKKSNEAEILFGGKGNDQEGYFIEPTVIQVKNPHFKTMEEEIFGPVLSIYVYEDNKFDETLQLVDQTSPYALTGSIFSYDRYATIRACRALRFAAGNLYFNDKPTGAMVGQQPFGGARGSGTNDKAGSHLNLLRWVSPRTIKETLLPPIDYRYDYMK, via the coding sequence ATGAATAATGCAATATATCAATTCAAAGAACCTAAAAATGAACCATTTATTAATTATGCAGAAGGTTCAAAAGAACGAGCTTTATTAATTGAAGCACTCAACAAAGTGAAAAATGAAGTAGTTGAAATTCCGTTAATTATTGGTGGAAAAGAAATTTATTCCGGTCAAAAAGGGAAAGTGGTTATGCCGCATAACCATCGTCATGTGTTGGCTGAGTATCATATGGCACAGCCCGAACATGTGCAAATGGCAATCGATGCAGCCCTGAACGCTAAACAATCATGGATGGAATTATCGTGGGTAGAACGTGCATCAATTTTTCAACGAGCAGCAGAACTTATTAGTAAGAAATATCGCTATTTACTCAATGCTACAACGATGCATGGACAAGGGAAAAATGCTTTTCAAGCAGAAATCGATGCGGCATGCGAAGTGATTGATTATTTGAGATTCAACAATTATTTTGCTTCAAAAATTTACGAATCGCAACCTGTAACTACCGAGGAGGTCATAAATAGGGTAGAGTACCGTCCACTCGAAGGTTTTATTTACAGTATTTCACCCTTTAATTTTACAGCAATAGCGGCTAATTTAAACGCATCGGTAGTACTTATGGGTAATACGGTTGTGTGGAAACCCTCAACAACTGCTTTATTGTCGAATTATTTGTTGATGAAAATATTTAAAGAAGCTGGTTTGCCCGATGGAGTTATCAATTTTATTCCGGGTAAAGGGCAAGTGATTAGCGATATCGTATTGAGCCATCGAGAATTTGCCGGAATTCATTTTACCGGATCTACTAAAACTTTCAGAGGTTTGTGGTCACAAATCAATCAAAACCTCGAAAAATATCGTTCGTATCCTAAAATTGTTGGCGAAACAGGAGGAAAAGATTTTATTTTGGTTCACCCATCGGCTAATATAGAAGAAGTTGTAACCGCAATGATCCGCGGAGCGTTTGAATATCAAGGACAAAAATGTTCTGCAGCATCGAGAGCTTACATTCCGCAGACGTTATGGACCGACATTAAACAGAAAATGCTTGATGAACTTGCAACCATAAAAATGGGTGGTGTGGACGATTTGAATAATTTTATGAATGCAGTAATTGACCAAGAGGCTTTTAACCGAATTATGACTTATATAGAATATGCCAAAAAATCGAATGAGGCTGAAATTTTATTTGGTGGTAAAGGCAATGACCAGGAAGGCTATTTTATTGAACCTACCGTAATTCAAGTTAAGAACCCGCATTTTAAAACCATGGAAGAAGAAATATTCGGTCCTGTATTATCTATTTATGTTTACGAAGACAATAAATTTGATGAAACTCTACAACTTGTTGACCAAACTTCGCCTTATGCTTTGACGGGCAGTATATTTTCATACGACCGTTATGCTACCATTCGGGCATGCCGAGCCTTGCGTTTTGCAGCGGGTAATTTATATTTCAACGATAAGCCGACGGGAGCAATGGTTGGGCAGCAACCATTTGGTGGGGCTCGTGGTTCAGGAACGAATGACAAAGCCGGTAGTCACCTGAATTTATTACGTTGGGTTAGTCCACGCACCATTAAGGAAACGTTGCTACCACCAATTGATTATCGTTATGATTATATGAAATAG
- a CDS encoding DUF2807 domain-containing protein: MIKKIFFFIFIVECLFLFLSSCQKGSKCFHSYGEETQQTRYFSNFKRLRINSLMNVYWHLDSQTKVVIKTGSKLLPYIKTELTNETLAITNLNRCNWLRKYKRIEVHIYSPAFKYIDLYGSGDFYLLDTLRNDTIRVDNWSDISKVSLLVKSGYFSYSQNAGTGDTYISGSAGICFLWAMGYGYIHARNFKTGYNYITHKSTGNFYVNVEKEVGANLFSSGHVYVYGKPYLIEQKSYSTGKLIVAE; this comes from the coding sequence GTGATAAAAAAAATTTTTTTCTTTATTTTTATTGTAGAATGTTTATTTTTGTTTTTAAGTTCATGTCAAAAGGGTTCTAAGTGCTTTCATTCGTATGGCGAAGAGACGCAACAGACTCGATATTTTTCGAATTTTAAGCGTTTACGTATTAATAGTTTGATGAATGTATATTGGCATTTGGATAGCCAAACTAAAGTAGTGATAAAAACAGGAAGCAAGCTTTTACCTTATATTAAAACTGAGTTAACTAATGAAACCCTTGCAATTACTAATTTAAATCGATGTAATTGGTTGCGAAAATATAAACGCATTGAAGTTCATATATATTCGCCTGCTTTTAAATATATTGATTTATATGGTAGTGGCGATTTTTATTTATTAGATACTTTACGAAATGATACAATAAGAGTTGATAACTGGAGTGATATTTCAAAAGTTTCATTACTTGTAAAAAGTGGTTATTTTTCGTATTCTCAAAATGCAGGAACAGGCGATACTTATATTAGCGGGTCGGCTGGGATATGTTTTTTATGGGCAATGGGGTATGGCTATATTCATGCACGTAATTTTAAAACAGGATATAATTATATAACACACAAATCGACAGGAAACTTTTATGTAAATGTAGAAAAAGAAGTGGGGGCAAATTTATTTAGTTCTGGACATGTTTATGTATATGGTAAGCCTTATTTAATAGAACAAAAATCATATAGTACAGGTAAGTTAATTGTTGCAGAGTGA